AAGCTCATTGGAGTGACCAGCATTCACAAGGGGGATGCAGACGACGATGCTGTTTATGGCATGTACAAGCAGGCTTACAGAGTAATGGTGGGACTGAAGGACGGAGAGTATCCGACGGAAGAAGGGAAATGGCTGGCCATGACGGCATGGAACAGGGCGTCGCTGCCTGTGCGGCTCGGGCAGATTGATGTGGCGAGGAAATGGATGGATGTGGGTTTGCAGCTTGCTAAACATGTTCATGGAATGGAGACTTACAGAGCGTGCATGGAGGATTTTATCAATGGTTTTGAGAAGAGATTTTCTGCACCAAGTTAATGGTGAAAAAATTGGACCTCAGTTAGTAGTGTGAATGTTGGTAGCTTTGTAATTTGAATGGTGGAGTTGGGCATTATTGTAGAGAAAATTATGGATTTGAATGGTGGAGTTGGGCATTATTGTAGAGAAAATTATGGATGAATGTGATAGTTAATTTCGTGTTAGACTTGTATTGCATCTAAATGTTTTGGGTCCATGAACATTTGATTTAACAACATCTCAATTAAGCGTTAATCAGTTAATAACTTACTACGTGTTTGTTAAGAGTGGAAGTAAATGTCATATTGACTCCTCAACTCCTCATGTCTACTAGAAGTGGCAATAAGTTCCGTTCTTGTTTAGCTACTTAAAATTATGTTGTGTTTGTGTTAATTCACTGTTGATCAACACATAAGACAATATAAaataagataattattatgggcactttaaaaatataattgtaTACCTTTTATAAAAGTacttattttttcaaatatagaaagtttggaaggTGTAATTAGACTTTTAGAGAGCCAATAACaattttctaaaataaaaatataacaaCTTATACTATTCATGCGAAAAAGGAGAAATATTTATGTACTAATTGTGCACATAACATATTGTATATTCGTGTAGGTTTTAAGTCGTGTAGCAAGGAATTAGGTTTTAAGTCGTATTACGTGTACTAGGAATGATATTATTAGACGTGACATGCTACACCCTAATTCCTTGCCCCCCAAAAATGTGGACATAATTGGGCTGGACTCTTGGGTCATGGGCTGCTTTTGTTCCAAAATCCACCATCCAATTCCGATGACCATCCTTTACCTTCTTGGTCTTATTTTCTCTCACCATCTCTCTCACTCCTCTCCGACGGAGTCTCTCTCTATGATCCTCTCCTTTTCTCCACCACCCCAAAACCACGTCCAAACCCAGAAACCACTCCCCTCACCACCCATCTCTCTTCCCCAAACCACCACCACTCCCGCCATTTCCACTTCCCAGCCACCCAatacttcccacacgcaattTCCCTCCACCAAAAACATTCCTCATACCCCAATTTTCCTTCCCAAACCCACTCATTTCCCCCACAAATTACCAAAAACCCAACTCACATTCCTCCTCGCCGAGCTCATTGCAATCACTTGCATTCACTCTCCCTTCATCGGCTTCCGAATCCGCAGCCTCCGCACCGGAGCAAGTTTCCGACAAAATAAACCTGGAATCAATCTTGGTCTCGATCGATGACTTTTTCAATCGAAACCCATTTTTCGTTGCTGGGTGCACGTTCGTCTGGCTGGTTGTGATTCCTCTGGTCCGGGCGTATTTGAGAAAGTACAAGTTTGTACTTGTCATTGACGCGTTTCGGAAGCTCCGGGACGACCCGAACGCTCAGCTGCTGGATATTCGGGACGAGAAGAGCTTGGGGTATCTGAAGTCTCCGAATTTGAAGATTTTGAATAAGTGCACGGTGCAGGTTCCGTTTTCGGAGGAATATGAAGCTGGGTTTGTGAAAAGGGTTTTGGAGAAGTTAGGGAACCCAGCAGAGACTGTCGTTTGCGTTCTGGGCATGTAAGTGTAAAGATTTTGCTATAGCTTCGTTTCTGGTGGTTTGGTACTACTTTTTTAGAAAGCATTCTTCTTCTCCTAAGCGCTTATGCTAGAAGTGGTTTTCTTATGAACATGTAgaaatttatattaaaattcCAAATGCTTCCTGAAAAAGCACTTCCACAACCAAGAAGCGCTTTTTAAGGTGGTCCATAGTGATTCTGGTTGTTATTAAGCACTGAAAGTGTATTCAGAAGCAAACCCAAGCATCCTTAGCTATGACTATGAGACTATGGATTGATTGTTTATGTCTATGATGAATATCTAATGCTAGGAGAGAAACCTGCACCGGAATGCTATTGTGATGGTATCCCAAGCCAATTGCGCGTGTTCATGTGTCACTTGATTGGCTTTAATACCGCCATAATGACATCCCGTGGAAGGAAGATaagtttatttcattttttggatttaaaggTATGTATAATCTCAGTATCAGATTCTCTTGTTGGAAGGTAGTTTTGATGGAATTTCCATCAAAGTGGCTGAGTTACTGTTCAAGCATGGTTTCAAAGAGGCTTATGCAATCAAGGGTGGGGTTGGAGGTACAAAAGGGTGGCTGGTAAgcatcttttcttctcttctacTTGCCGCCTTTTTCGTGTTATCTGTGATTAATTTGAACTCTAGCTCCATTGAGTTGAGATCAGCCTTTGTGTTGATGCTTTTCAGGAGAATgtggttggatttttttttattgattaaaTCTTggtaaaatattttttagatGTGTAAGAATCAGATTGAACCATCCGAATTCCGAATATAGTTGAGAACTCTATAACCCTAGAATGAGGAACAGTATCCATTTTCTGGATGTGTACCAGCACCATATAAAGGCAAGCATTATGCATATGTGCATAATTTGAATGCTGCTTAGTTCTTACGAACTCTGTGTTTTTCTGTTCTAGCGATAACGGCCTAACTAAAGCAAAATTTCCAAGCTGCCTAGTGAAATGATTTTCTGCATAGGTTTCAAAATTGCTTCTAGGGCGTTTTAAAGACCGTTTGACAAGTGCATTTAAGAATTCTGAAGCTGCAGTTCAAGTTTTAACACGAGGAATTGCTAAAGTGTTTTGGCTAGTTTTGTTATATTAGAATTTAGATGATGTGTTTACTCTACCTTTTTCCTCCTCAGGAGTCACAAGAAACTCTTTTGCCACCTTCTATGCATATCTACCCCAAGAAGAAGGTTAAAACTTCACAAGAAACTGTGACAAACGGAGGAGTTGTTCGGGGAAAGGTAGAGAGC
This genomic interval from Malus domestica chromosome 05, GDT2T_hap1 contains the following:
- the LOC114824878 gene encoding rhodanese-like domain-containing protein 4A, chloroplastic yields the protein SSPFLHHPKTTSKPRNHSPHHPSLFPKPPPLPPFPLPSHPILPTRNFPPPKTFLIPQFSFPNPLISPTNYQKPNSHSSSPSSLQSLAFTLPSSASESAASAPEQVSDKINLESILVSIDDFFNRNPFFVAGCTFVWLVVIPLVRAYLRKYKFVLVIDAFRKLRDDPNAQLLDIRDEKSLGYLKSPNLKILNKCTVQVPFSEEYEAGFVKRVLEKLGNPAETVVCVLGIFDGISIKVAELLFKHGFKEAYAIKGGVGGTKGWLESQETLLPPSMHIYPKKKVKTSQETVTNGGVVRGKVESNGAATTTYLSAGESQTTDNGRTTKATDSVSIVKNGSRSSSPYPSI